Within the Longimicrobiaceae bacterium genome, the region ACCGAGAACCCGAAGTTCCGCACGATCATCACTACCGTGCTGAATGACATCCAGGCGGGACAGACGCTCGCCGACGCGATGAAGAAACACCCGAAGGTCTTCACCGACCTGTACGTGAACATGATCGCGGCGGGTGAGGCGGGCGGCATCCTCGACGTGATCCTCGACCGGCTGGCTGTCTTCCTCGAGAAGAATGACGCGCTGGTGCGGAAGATCAAGGGCGCGATGACCTATCCCGCGGTGATGCTGTTCGTGGTGATCGCGGCCACCACGATCCTGCTCTGGAAGGTGGTGCCGGTCTTCGCGGGGATCTTCACTGACGCCGGGATGGCGCTCCCGACGCCTACCCTGATCGTCCTCAGCATCAGCGAGTTCCTCCAGAGCTACATTCACTTCGTGGTCCTGGGCTTCATTGCCTCCCTATTCGCGCTGCGCCAGTACTACAAGAGCTCGAGCGGGAAGCTGGTGATCGACCGGCTGCTGCTGCGCCTTCCCGTGCTGGGCGTGCTGATCCGCAAATCGGCCGTCTCCCGCTTCACCCGCACGCTGGGGACGCTGGTCTCCTCCGGCGTGTCCATCCTGGAGGGCCTGGAGATCACCGCGCGCACGGCGGGCAACCGGGTGGTACACGACGCGGTGATGAACTCGCGGGCTTCCATCGCCGGCGGTGCGACCATCTCCGATCCGCTGAAGGCTTCGGGTGTCTTCCCCCCGATGGTGGTGCAGATGATCAACGTCGGTGAGCAGACCGGCGGGCTGGACGAGATGCTCTCCAAGATCGCCGACTTCTACGACGACGAGGTGGACGCGGCGGTGTCGGCGCTGACCTCCGTGCTGGAGCCGATCATGATCGTGGTGATGGGTGTGGTGATCGGCGGCATGGTGGTGGCGATGTACCTGCCGATGTTCGACCTGATTCAGACGGTACAGGGGTAGGGGGCGTGTCGCGGAGAGTTGATTCGTTCCGCGCGTGATCGTTGATTCGTTCCGTTGTGATATCTGATTCGTTCCGCCCGGCGCTATCTCCTGTAGCGGCGGGCGGTTCGGCTTACAAGGCACCCCCGAAAATGGCGCCCTTTCGGCCCCCTCGAGAAGGCCACGGCAGCGTCAACTGGCGGCGAAACTGGCCGAACTTGACTGGTAAACGGAAATTGGAATGTTTGTCAGCGCGTATGCGCGGATGCTCGTGCGGCATGCGCGAGCCCGCCCACGGCTGGCCGGTGGCTGACCAGCCCTCCTGGACATCCGAAGGGAACCGAACCGATGGCAGAGATCGCCCGTCCAACGACGGACTTCCGGCGCCTGGCCGACTTCATCTGGGATATCGCCAATCTTCTGCGTGGCGACTACAAGCAGGCGGACTACGGCAAGGTGATTCTGCCGATGACCGTACTTCGCCGACTGGACTGCGTGCTCGAGCCGACCAAAGAGGCCGTGCTCGAGCGCGCGGCCGAGCTGAAGCGGGAATCCGAGGAGCTCCGGCATCAGGCGCTGAAGCGCACCGCCAAGCAGGCGTTCTACAACACGTCCAAGTTCGACTTCCAGCGACTCCTCGATGACCCGGCGCAGATCGGCCCGAACCTGATCCACTACCTCCACGGGTTCTCGAAGCAGGCGCGCGAGATCCTCGAGCACTTCGGTTTCGAGACTCACATCGAGAAGCTCGAGCGGAGCAACCTGCTTTACCTCATCGTCCAGCGGTTCGCCGAGGTCGACCTCCATCCGGCCGCGGTTCCGAACGAGACGATGGGGAGCATGTTCGAGGAACTGATCCGGCGGTTCGCGGAGCAGTCGAACGAGACGGCGGGTGAG harbors:
- a CDS encoding type II secretion system F family protein, whose amino-acid sequence is MPVFTYSARSLTGEIQTGEIDLPSREEVVGFLRKQRLVPVSVKAKPKEFSINFGTGVKTREVVIFTRQFSTMIAAGLPLVQSLSILAEQTENPKFRTIITTVLNDIQAGQTLADAMKKHPKVFTDLYVNMIAAGEAGGILDVILDRLAVFLEKNDALVRKIKGAMTYPAVMLFVVIAATTILLWKVVPVFAGIFTDAGMALPTPTLIVLSISEFLQSYIHFVVLGFIASLFALRQYYKSSSGKLVIDRLLLRLPVLGVLIRKSAVSRFTRTLGTLVSSGVSILEGLEITARTAGNRVVHDAVMNSRASIAGGATISDPLKASGVFPPMVVQMINVGEQTGGLDEMLSKIADFYDDEVDAAVSALTSVLEPIMIVVMGVVIGGMVVAMYLPMFDLIQTVQG